A genomic segment from Salinigranum rubrum encodes:
- a CDS encoding HNH endonuclease, whose protein sequence is MHAHHRQSLRDGGWHHLGNLVTVCQYCHDGIHGHPTGSGYGVGGFNGLRVLRTAGRAFLRGLRWVLR, encoded by the coding sequence TTGCACGCTCATCACCGGCAGTCGCTTCGTGACGGTGGCTGGCATCATCTCGGGAATTTGGTGACGGTCTGCCAGTACTGCCATGACGGGATTCACGGTCACCCGACGGGGAGTGGCTACGGAGTGGGTGGGTTCAACGGGCTGCGCGTCCTTCGAACGGCCGGCCGAGCCTTCCTACGAGGCCTCCGGTGGGTGCTGCGATGA
- a CDS encoding Cdc6/Cdc18 family protein has product MDELQSESVETVFENKDLVRPDTIIDEDRIVGRDDQLKTVITNLKPALQGQGIPDMLLTGPSGTGKSLIIHAVCKKIVELSEAQGMRFGVFSINCEGPGTTSRAVYRLIQEATMNIEEEPGVPESGVSTDQKLERLWEIMREHYDGVIFVLDEIDMLDGPYSEPEYNSLLYQLSRARDLGSFDGPVSVTAITNYVDFMSDLNSRANSSFNPDEVFFEDYDATQLRHILRNREDAFKQEALASDVVPLVAAFGSQTHGDARKAIDLLRWSGELADKQGDERVLETHVRTAQERYDSDRKLRHIGGLSTQKKLCIFAVAATDYYSNVSVDWIPAGPSYSLYQYVCDVLDSDSYGRETFVNHVTEQATYGILEFDRRGRGRGKGIHMHFDLAEDPESIMERILEDDRFSELEREEEMMRSVAKSQMNSFLN; this is encoded by the coding sequence ATGGACGAACTCCAATCCGAATCTGTCGAAACCGTCTTCGAGAACAAGGATCTGGTTCGCCCCGACACCATCATCGACGAAGATCGAATCGTTGGTCGCGATGACCAGCTGAAGACCGTCATCACGAATCTAAAGCCCGCGCTCCAGGGTCAGGGGATTCCGGATATGTTGTTGACCGGACCGTCTGGAACCGGGAAGTCGCTGATTATCCACGCGGTCTGTAAGAAAATCGTCGAGCTGAGCGAGGCTCAGGGAATGCGGTTCGGTGTGTTTTCGATAAACTGCGAGGGACCCGGCACCACCAGTCGCGCTGTCTATCGTCTTATCCAGGAAGCGACGATGAATATCGAGGAGGAACCTGGTGTTCCCGAGAGTGGTGTCTCGACAGACCAGAAACTCGAGCGCCTCTGGGAAATCATGCGCGAGCACTACGATGGCGTCATCTTCGTTCTCGACGAAATCGACATGCTCGATGGTCCATACTCTGAACCAGAATACAATTCGCTTCTCTACCAGTTGTCCCGAGCTCGCGATCTCGGTAGCTTTGATGGTCCCGTCTCTGTGACTGCGATTACCAACTACGTCGATTTCATGTCTGATCTCAACAGCCGCGCAAATAGCTCGTTCAATCCTGACGAGGTTTTCTTCGAGGATTACGATGCGACGCAGCTCCGACACATCCTCCGAAACCGCGAAGACGCATTCAAACAGGAAGCTCTCGCGAGTGACGTCGTTCCGCTCGTGGCTGCGTTCGGCTCGCAAACCCATGGTGATGCACGGAAGGCTATCGACCTCCTTCGGTGGTCCGGCGAATTAGCCGATAAGCAGGGGGATGAACGGGTGTTGGAAACCCACGTCCGGACTGCTCAGGAACGATACGACTCCGATCGAAAATTGCGACACATCGGCGGGCTGTCGACTCAAAAGAAGCTCTGTATTTTCGCCGTCGCCGCAACGGACTATTATTCAAATGTGAGTGTCGACTGGATTCCCGCTGGCCCTTCCTACAGTCTCTATCAGTACGTCTGTGATGTCCTCGATTCGGACTCCTATGGACGAGAAACCTTCGTCAACCACGTCACTGAGCAGGCGACCTACGGTATCCTCGAGTTCGACCGACGTGGTCGTGGGAGGGGCAAAGGCATCCACATGCACTTTGATCTCGCTGAGGACCCCGAGTCAATCATGGAACGAATACTGGAGGACGACCGCTTCTCAGAGTTAGAGCGCGAAGAGGAGATGATGCGATCGGTCGCCAAGTCGCAGATGAACTCGTTTCTGAATTGA
- a CDS encoding AAA family ATPase: MSDSSDDYTLEDAKDEVGILRRVTDDVVEAIRNAESEDVLEFLIEDEKLDVVHDGERGLGRIRRAVLESPLASDRLKRVVSLRGDETPEEILVPKDVERNAKVALEAGKPVVLYGPTGTGKTTFAKQLARETGIGYALNTATPSWTPSDIIGGISPDYTGDSLSYRTKLGCVSEAVQRARQFDVEYGVILDEITRADISKIFGPLYTAIENPHQTIFETDEGETIELDERVNIICTMNMSDRTVNELDNAITRRFAMIELDEYEEDKRRQLFKDWITTHVTDHTDLGESEILRLFERDYQGINHGHESTSQGSIMRFGPMHYRDVAVFLGVGCREGGVYEYDQTDAVGQAFRTYIVPRLLNAAAFPQIERIAEHYRAMNGEFEEFDLAPAAELAERELEQERRQMGSYE, encoded by the coding sequence ATGAGTGACTCGTCGGACGATTATACACTTGAAGATGCGAAAGACGAAGTCGGAATTCTTCGCCGTGTAACCGACGACGTCGTCGAAGCAATCCGGAATGCAGAGAGCGAAGACGTACTGGAGTTTTTGATCGAGGACGAGAAACTCGACGTGGTCCACGACGGTGAACGTGGTCTGGGTCGGATTCGACGTGCTGTGCTTGAGTCACCGCTGGCTTCAGACCGCCTCAAGCGCGTCGTAAGTCTCCGCGGTGACGAAACGCCCGAAGAGATACTCGTTCCGAAAGATGTCGAACGCAACGCCAAAGTCGCCCTTGAAGCCGGGAAGCCCGTCGTCCTGTACGGACCGACCGGAACAGGGAAGACGACCTTCGCCAAGCAGCTCGCCCGTGAGACCGGTATCGGGTACGCGCTCAACACTGCGACCCCCTCGTGGACGCCGTCGGACATCATCGGCGGCATCAGCCCGGACTACACCGGTGACTCCCTAAGCTACCGGACGAAACTCGGCTGCGTGTCTGAAGCCGTTCAGCGTGCCCGCCAATTCGACGTCGAGTACGGCGTCATCCTCGACGAGATCACGCGAGCCGACATCTCGAAGATTTTCGGCCCATTGTACACCGCCATCGAGAATCCCCATCAGACCATCTTCGAGACCGACGAGGGTGAGACCATTGAACTGGACGAGCGGGTGAACATCATCTGTACGATGAACATGTCCGACCGGACGGTGAACGAACTCGACAACGCGATCACCCGCCGGTTCGCCATGATCGAGTTGGACGAGTACGAGGAGGACAAGCGCCGACAGCTGTTCAAAGACTGGATCACCACGCACGTTACCGACCACACGGACCTCGGCGAAAGCGAGATTCTCCGTCTGTTCGAGCGGGACTATCAGGGGATCAACCACGGCCACGAATCGACGTCGCAAGGGTCGATTATGCGCTTCGGCCCGATGCACTATCGCGACGTCGCCGTCTTCCTTGGCGTCGGCTGTCGAGAAGGCGGAGTGTACGAGTATGACCAGACAGATGCGGTCGGACAGGCGTTCCGGACGTACATCGTTCCGCGACTCCTGAACGCCGCCGCATTCCCGCAGATTGAGCGAATCGCGGAACACTACCGCGCGATGAACGGCGAATTCGAGGAGTTCGATCTCGCCCCTGCGGCTGAGCTCGCCGAACGGGAACTCGAACAGGAACGACGCCAGATGGGCTCCTACGAGTAA
- a CDS encoding 5-methylcytosine restriction system specificity protein McrC, whose amino-acid sequence MSTVDEVYEYGQDTFNIPERGEIRIEGCPSSIGDQLRRASFTQQSPGVFTKSQAALDGEQEYEVVTVTVDGDENEVLHVEATDIIGVVSLTPSSKVQVDPKIDWEHIFDMLLAVYDQNRSIEYHGIPLQDFLSDDIHLDDVFVVLAINYLDGLETIHRQGYIRDLVIRRLDSLDGRGEIDVEQTLMNHARGTLEPHWIRNETEYDNAANSLLHYAGKTLLRLFRQNSHENDHPAYDRIFSEVHREVERLESMGVSSGLDRMDAYRRLSLTDLPKQRRYYQKAFDVAKAVMSSSLGQQLRDGPRELVVDYVLNMESLFEQYSQVVIERELSYIKSYDHLGGLDDVTPVRSPSVNPFEGEGQIYHEPDHALQEGDQTLAVLDSKYYAEGHDPVKESPSRSRLFSYAYLLHADRLAFLCPLLEPKRRRVAQTGAELQIVSPEQSFTLDGYGNVVHSYLHDVLVEKSAELEAFRAVAENRLCLDGVEETALSEATSMSGPFTFKDTRDFSLRVLKAAADEHSWEVRNRYDLEQDGDWTREQIETRCEQRYEHTTTCVPVFCREHGQEWIDLYFLQNGSDEVEKEGPLKLL is encoded by the coding sequence ATGAGCACCGTTGACGAAGTCTACGAGTACGGGCAGGACACCTTCAATATCCCCGAACGCGGGGAAATCCGGATAGAGGGCTGTCCGTCGTCCATCGGGGACCAACTTCGTCGCGCATCTTTCACACAGCAGAGTCCCGGCGTCTTCACGAAGAGTCAAGCAGCACTCGACGGCGAGCAGGAGTACGAAGTCGTCACGGTCACCGTAGACGGCGACGAGAACGAGGTCCTCCACGTCGAAGCGACGGACATTATTGGCGTCGTGAGCCTCACACCGTCGTCAAAGGTCCAGGTCGATCCGAAGATCGACTGGGAGCACATCTTCGATATGCTGCTGGCGGTCTACGACCAGAACCGCTCCATCGAATACCACGGGATCCCGCTACAGGACTTCCTCTCCGATGACATCCATCTCGACGATGTCTTCGTCGTGCTGGCGATCAACTACCTCGATGGGTTAGAGACGATCCACCGGCAGGGGTACATCCGCGACTTGGTTATCCGACGGCTCGACAGTCTGGACGGTCGGGGAGAAATCGACGTCGAACAGACGCTTATGAACCACGCACGGGGGACGCTGGAGCCACATTGGATCCGCAACGAGACCGAGTACGACAACGCCGCGAACTCGCTACTCCACTACGCGGGGAAGACGCTGCTTCGGCTCTTTCGGCAGAACTCCCACGAGAACGACCACCCTGCATACGACCGTATCTTCTCAGAGGTTCACCGAGAGGTGGAGCGCCTGGAGAGTATGGGTGTTAGCAGCGGATTAGACCGGATGGACGCGTATCGACGTCTCTCACTTACCGACCTCCCGAAGCAACGCCGGTACTACCAGAAGGCGTTCGACGTTGCCAAAGCGGTGATGTCGTCGTCACTCGGCCAGCAACTCCGAGACGGCCCGCGAGAACTGGTCGTGGACTACGTTTTGAATATGGAGTCGCTGTTCGAGCAGTACTCCCAGGTCGTCATTGAGCGGGAGCTCTCGTATATCAAGTCCTACGACCACCTCGGCGGCCTCGACGACGTGACGCCTGTCCGATCACCGTCCGTGAACCCGTTTGAGGGTGAGGGCCAGATCTACCACGAACCGGACCACGCGCTACAGGAGGGCGACCAGACACTAGCTGTACTGGACTCGAAGTATTACGCGGAAGGCCACGATCCGGTGAAGGAATCGCCGTCTCGGTCTCGGTTGTTCAGCTACGCCTACCTCCTGCACGCTGACCGGCTCGCATTCCTGTGTCCGCTACTCGAACCGAAGCGTCGCCGCGTCGCTCAGACCGGAGCCGAACTGCAGATCGTCTCACCCGAGCAGTCGTTCACTCTGGACGGATACGGCAATGTCGTCCACAGCTACCTACACGACGTCCTCGTCGAGAAATCTGCTGAACTCGAAGCCTTCCGCGCCGTCGCAGAGAATCGCCTGTGTCTCGACGGCGTCGAAGAGACTGCCCTGAGCGAAGCAACGTCGATGAGCGGTCCGTTCACGTTCAAGGATACTCGGGACTTCTCGCTCCGCGTCCTCAAAGCCGCCGCCGACGAACACTCGTGGGAAGTTCGCAATCGGTACGACCTAGAGCAGGACGGTGACTGGACGCGAGAACAGATCGAGACGCGCTGTGAACAGCGCTACGAGCATACGACGACGTGTGTACCGGTGTTCTGCCGCGAGCACGGACAGGAGTGGATCGACCTCTACTTCCTCCAGAACGGTTCCGATGAAGTGGAGAAGGAAGGACCGCTGAAACTGCTCTGA
- a CDS encoding type 2 periplasmic-binding domain-containing protein: MSNEMTSHDPLSNDDGFWGLLLGKKYDKIPESERTLENLVSDFYVGRTKRIDSRFESVDDLLAELNDQSPDRAQQLLLTIWAEEKWAQKSSGGNGFQVETNFEDELRRLEDEGLFVEELIDGFTLVWPSKEVRVTTREDDRVRSRLFERAHPLFVRKNGGGEVEVRGAKNRIKKFSKTFTDSDGVDRIERSQTTQEVIDGLASIFNDEIEALTLTEVEFQRTYLPDGSSLSLSNPTGVRNDLNSEAVFQELVDLQSLSELSHLGFNHNKTGKKVELKVEREETGFYFEIQDRYLPESEKEAIRLLIEDKLGISFDSIYPYDVQLRDSYIFHQILTGAVETYNRYFEDLPEEEQSLLNEFIDVAEIDTFECYRCHEVYEEEKPDKCDECEGDSFRDDIRREVSVDDEAIHEAAFESLKEIRDTLSDNGINFLDVSIDAYETKHNDYIRATFQEVASAGKEANTHRYEYINYCLGNGRLPRRINQYLLNSVLVVYGKAYLNGREHFGTIDLHDLLMTDSPEDLLTSAIRDSKSQFRNRIIGRADEAFERLQDLHQRGAAGEFDDLSQEEREELKEDYDYNEFERDVFYLLKFMFLFTERWGREGETETDGCLVIPEDDGYFIASYDPKLTYTKKGYDLDAGEKNKAAWYMVTENLGGALSVSLSDDENLDAHLFVSNKFREGQFPYVASRVQEWFEQSEDVETGDIPVAFLPLESLLSLYDTFDRHYDPIIEYPSVKAAFRRAFIEKIRSGEDGYSVVDTDACDAVEERVLQALKGTTRSRTLKDHTE, translated from the coding sequence ATGAGTAACGAGATGACATCACATGACCCTCTTTCGAACGATGACGGGTTCTGGGGTCTGCTGCTCGGGAAGAAGTATGATAAAATCCCGGAGTCAGAACGGACGCTTGAAAATCTCGTATCGGACTTCTACGTTGGGCGAACGAAACGGATTGACTCCCGGTTTGAGTCAGTCGACGACCTACTCGCAGAATTAAACGACCAATCGCCAGATCGTGCACAACAGCTTCTACTCACCATCTGGGCAGAAGAAAAATGGGCTCAAAAGAGCAGCGGTGGCAACGGTTTCCAGGTGGAAACTAACTTCGAGGACGAACTCCGACGACTCGAAGATGAGGGTCTCTTCGTCGAAGAGTTGATTGACGGTTTTACACTGGTGTGGCCGAGCAAAGAGGTTCGTGTGACCACTCGGGAAGACGACCGTGTCCGAAGTCGACTGTTCGAGCGCGCCCACCCACTATTCGTTCGGAAAAATGGTGGCGGTGAGGTAGAGGTACGAGGTGCAAAGAATCGAATCAAGAAATTCTCAAAGACCTTTACGGATAGTGATGGAGTTGACAGAATAGAACGATCTCAAACGACTCAGGAGGTCATTGATGGACTTGCGTCGATCTTCAACGATGAGATTGAAGCGCTCACACTCACCGAGGTAGAGTTCCAACGAACCTATCTCCCCGATGGATCGTCCCTCTCCCTCAGCAACCCTACGGGTGTTCGAAATGACCTCAACTCAGAGGCCGTCTTTCAGGAACTAGTCGATCTACAGAGCTTATCCGAACTATCCCATCTCGGCTTCAACCACAACAAGACGGGGAAGAAGGTCGAGCTGAAAGTAGAGCGTGAAGAAACAGGATTTTACTTTGAGATCCAGGATCGGTACCTGCCCGAGTCAGAAAAGGAGGCAATTCGATTACTGATCGAGGACAAACTGGGCATCTCGTTCGATAGCATCTATCCATATGACGTCCAGCTACGAGATTCATACATCTTCCACCAGATTCTCACTGGGGCAGTTGAGACGTATAACCGATATTTCGAGGATTTACCGGAAGAAGAGCAGTCACTTCTGAACGAATTCATCGACGTAGCCGAGATTGACACATTTGAGTGCTATCGCTGTCACGAGGTGTATGAGGAAGAAAAGCCGGACAAGTGCGACGAATGTGAAGGTGATAGCTTCAGGGACGACATCCGACGGGAGGTCAGCGTTGACGATGAGGCGATCCATGAAGCAGCATTTGAGTCGCTAAAAGAGATCCGTGATACGCTTTCAGATAATGGTATCAACTTCTTGGACGTCTCAATCGATGCGTATGAGACGAAACACAACGACTACATCCGAGCCACATTCCAGGAAGTGGCGAGTGCAGGAAAAGAAGCCAACACACACCGATATGAGTACATCAACTATTGTCTCGGAAACGGCCGCCTTCCTCGACGAATTAATCAATACCTGCTAAACTCGGTTCTCGTCGTTTACGGGAAAGCGTATCTCAACGGGCGAGAACACTTCGGGACTATTGACCTACACGACCTGTTGATGACTGATTCTCCAGAGGATCTTCTTACCTCAGCGATTCGTGACAGCAAATCCCAGTTCAGAAACCGAATTATTGGTCGGGCGGACGAAGCGTTCGAACGCCTTCAGGACCTACATCAGCGCGGTGCAGCAGGCGAATTCGACGACCTCTCACAGGAGGAGCGGGAGGAACTGAAGGAGGATTACGATTACAACGAGTTTGAACGGGACGTGTTCTATCTCCTGAAATTTATGTTCCTCTTCACCGAGCGGTGGGGTCGAGAAGGAGAGACAGAAACAGATGGCTGTCTCGTAATTCCTGAAGACGACGGTTACTTCATCGCAAGTTACGACCCGAAACTCACCTACACAAAGAAGGGATACGATCTCGATGCCGGTGAGAAAAACAAAGCTGCTTGGTATATGGTTACGGAAAACCTCGGCGGTGCTCTCTCAGTTTCGCTCTCAGATGACGAAAACCTGGACGCCCACCTCTTCGTCTCGAACAAATTTCGAGAAGGTCAATTCCCCTATGTCGCCTCTCGTGTACAGGAGTGGTTCGAGCAGAGTGAAGATGTGGAGACGGGAGATATCCCAGTTGCATTCCTCCCTCTCGAATCATTGTTGTCGCTTTACGATACCTTCGACCGACACTACGATCCGATAATCGAATACCCCTCAGTGAAAGCTGCATTCAGAAGGGCATTCATAGAGAAGATCAGGAGCGGAGAGGACGGATACTCTGTTGTGGACACCGACGCCTGCGACGCCGTCGAAGAGCGAGTACTGCAGGCTTTGAAAGGGACTACCCGGAGTAGAACCCTCAAAGACCACACTGAATAG